One Clostridia bacterium genomic window, CACTCGCCAGAATGCCCATGTGATCCATTTGCCTAACGATATTCAGCAGCCACATCCGCTTCCGCGGGTCGGTCTCCGCGGCCAGGATGAGCTGCGCAACGCCTCGCGATACGGTAATCGGATTCCGCATCTCGTGGACCACGCCCGCAGCGAGCTGCGCCGTAGCTGCCGACTGCTCCACTGCACGCTGGCTCGCCGCAGATGCCGCATTCGCCGTGAGAACCTCACGCCGCTTGCACTCGGTCATCAACGCCCATGCCCCGACGATGAGAGCAGCTGCCGACGCCACCGCCGCTCCGAGGAGGCCCCAGGCTGAGGCAGTGGTTCCGATCATCAGATTGGGAACGTACGACCTGGCCCACACATGCCCCACGATCTCGCCGTCCCTGTGCACGGGAAAGGTCTGAGTGGCAGTGCCGCCTCTCCCGTGCACCCTCACGCCAGACGAGGAATATGAAAGTTCAGGACGGCCAGTTTGGTAAAGGCGGAACTCCGCTTCCGGCTGGGTCAGGAAGAGCCTGCCTGCATCGAACCCGGGCCCTGCCGCAGCCTCAATCCCCAGTTGCCTCACGTAATACCCTGCCTCCACGCCTGGGAAGGCCGAGCACACGTTGTTCACCACCGGCTGGAGCGCGGAATGCAGCAGTGCTGCCTGTTCCTGCGGAGCATCCGCCGTTGCGTCCTGCTCCTCGAGAATCTCCTGATATGATCCATAAGTCGAGGCAAGTTCCAGATCGAGAAGACGGCATATGGAATACAGCTGCCGCTCACCCGCCTGCCGCTCCGCGCCGGCAAATCCCCGATAGCCGAGCCCGGCGACAATCAGAGCCGGCAAGAGCGTCACGGCGAGTATCCCCGCATACACCTGCCATGCGTATTGGCTGGGAAGAAGCCGATCTCTCAGGCCTATTCGCGTCAAGATGAACACCCCTGACCCTGAATAGCATTCCTCACAGGAACGCGCCTTTTGTCACTGCCGCAGTTCGAGGCGCCTAGAACTTTGCTCCAATAGTGACGCAATGGTTCGATGCAGCGCCCGCCTCCCAGGTCAGTGCGTACCCGAAGTCCACCTTCCCAGCTCTGAACCCCAGCCCTCCCGTGTACGACATCTCCACGCCTTCGGTCTTCGGGGATGCGATCGCCCCACATCGCAGAGCGAAGCGATCGCGGATCCACACCTCAACGCCCCCGGAGTACCAGGGGTTTCTCGTGCTGTCTCTGCCGAAGACATCATGGGCGTCAACAGCAAGGGTGATCGGTTTCAGCGGCCTGAGCGCAAGCCCAAAAGAGACCTCCGGCACGAAATCCGTCTCCATTGTGTTCCCATCGCCGAACCTGCTGGCCGTGATGCCCGACGCCATCACGCCCGCGGAGAAGGCTCCGAACTTGAGGGCAAGACCTGCGTCGGTGGTCAGTGTCTGCACTGTGGAATCTGCAATCCTGGCGTAGCCTATCCCCAGCCCCAGTGCGTACCGGTCGCCTAGCTTCTTGCCGATGCCATAGCCAAGGTGCATCACCGCGGGCTCCGCGCCGGCAGGGCGCCTGTAGGCGATGGATAGACCTCCCGCCCCGATTCCGCGGTCCACATCGCGAACTCCGGCAAATAGAGTGCCGCCATCCGCTGTCGAACCGCCGATTCCGATGCCAACTAGGCCGGAGATTCCGTCAACCCCGAAACCAAACGCAGCCGGGTTCGCACAGGCGGGGTTGGGCAGATCCAGGACCCCCACGTAGGTCCAGCCCATGCCGACCAGGCGGGCGTCTGGCGGAAGCGGGCCTCCATAGGCAAGCGCAGGAGCCACAAACAGGGCCAGGCAGAACAGGAGCGAAAGCCCCGTTCCCAGTACCGCCCTGCCGACCACAGCCAGCCGACGCCCCTCAACGAGACATGTTGCCATCTTGTTCACCTCGCCTCTCCTTACTTGCCCTGATACACAATGGTCGGAGTGATGAATATGACAGTCTCCGTCTCCACGGAAGCCTTCTTGGAGTTGCCGAACAGCAGCCCAAGCACAGGAAGATCCCCGAGGATCGGGAACTTGCTCTTGGATTCGTACTCCGACTTCAGCTTCAGCCCACCGATTACCAGAGTCTCGCCATCGCGGATCATTACGGTCGTCGACACCTTGCGCCTGTTCACAACGGGCAGCCCGTTGGTGACCTCAACCGCGTCCGAGACCTCGGGCTCGATCTTCAGGATGATCTCGCCGCTCTCCGTAATCCTAGGAGTGAACTTGAGCGAGATTCCGGTCTTGATGGACTCGAGACGCGTAGTCGTTGAAGTCTCGCTTACCGATGTCGAGACGGTGATGTACTTCTCGCGCCCCAGGAATATCTCGGCCGTCTCCCCATCCATGGCCATCAGCTTGGGTGTGGCATTGATCTCGGCCTTGCCCGAATCCACCAGGCATTTCAACGCCCCTAGCACGTGGCTTAGGCCGCCGGCCACGTTGAGTTTGCCGCTCCATATTCCAGACACGAAATCGACGAACCCAGACGCCGGAAGAGTCGAATCTCCCTCGCCGCCGCTCCCCTCATACCGCCAGTCGGACTTGAGCGAGTTGCCCGCATCGGCAGTCACCTCTACAACCAGCGCCTCCATGACCACCTGCGCAGATGGTTTGTCCATCTTCGCCAGGTCAGCCTTGACTCGATCGATCACCGCCTGTGTGCCAGTAATCGCGATCATGTTGCTGGCAGGGTTGACCTTGACGTTGGGCGCAAAGAAGTCGGACAGCAGCTTCGCCGCGGCATCTGCCTTTACGTACTTGAGGTTCACAACCTCAGTCCTGGTGAACAGCGGGAACGCCGGGTTCTTTGCGTCGGGCGAACCGACTATGTAGTAATCCCCCACCCGAACCCATGTGTAGCCGAGCGGAGCAACGATCATGTCCAAGGCCTGCTCCAACGGCACGTCCACCAATTCCAGGGTGACCCAACCCTGAACGGCCGGTTCGGCCAGAATGTTGATGCCCGTCTGGGCGGAGATACTGCGTAGGACGCCTATTACGTCCTCACTGTCGAATACGTTGGTGACCTTCGTCTCCTCCGCCCACAGACCAGCGGGGAGAATGAGTGTTACTGCGATCAACGTCACAGCTAGAACAAGCGCTCTGCCCGCACGCGCCGTCGACAATGTCTTGCCGTTTGCCATTGTAGTTCCCTCCAATTTCCAATTGCCTTGTCATACAGGCCGCCTCAAGGCAGGCGCCGCCCTACTTGACTGTGAACTCTCTCGTTGCATATAGTGGGGATTTGCCTCCGTAGTTCACGAGAAACTCCACCACGTAATCCCCTGGTTCAAGGCGACCCGAAATGGCCACGTTGAACGCTCGCGTGCCGCCGGGCAACACTACGTTCTCTTCTTCTCCGAGGTCCACTGAGTTGACATTCACGAGCGAACCCGGGCCCACGTAT contains:
- a CDS encoding HAMP domain-containing sensor histidine kinase — encoded protein: MTRIGLRDRLLPSQYAWQVYAGILAVTLLPALIVAGLGYRGFAGAERQAGERQLYSICRLLDLELASTYGSYQEILEEQDATADAPQEQAALLHSALQPVVNNVCSAFPGVEAGYYVRQLGIEAAAGPGFDAGRLFLTQPEAEFRLYQTGRPELSYSSSGVRVHGRGGTATQTFPVHRDGEIVGHVWARSYVPNLMIGTTASAWGLLGAAVASAAALIVGAWALMTECKRREVLTANAASAASQRAVEQSAATAQLAAGVVHEMRNPITVSRGVAQLILAAETDPRKRMWLLNIVRQMDHMGILASDFLKFARPREPKLVSAPLGEILGSVGAEGSAVADEARTALLVSYEGGDVNVWCDPDQLGQALLNLVKNAVEAASDEPDPKVSVRSKAGNSKVLIEVTDNGPRIPDEIMSRLFEPFFTTKPDGTGLGLAISKTLIESQGGSLRARNNPDGGVTFTVEMPRVGRVETAPFPVPAGAPSARQSS
- a CDS encoding secretin N-terminal domain-containing protein, coding for MANGKTLSTARAGRALVLAVTLIAVTLILPAGLWAEETKVTNVFDSEDVIGVLRSISAQTGINILAEPAVQGWVTLELVDVPLEQALDMIVAPLGYTWVRVGDYYIVGSPDAKNPAFPLFTRTEVVNLKYVKADAAAKLLSDFFAPNVKVNPASNMIAITGTQAVIDRVKADLAKMDKPSAQVVMEALVVEVTADAGNSLKSDWRYEGSGGEGDSTLPASGFVDFVSGIWSGKLNVAGGLSHVLGALKCLVDSGKAEINATPKLMAMDGETAEIFLGREKYITVSTSVSETSTTTRLESIKTGISLKFTPRITESGEIILKIEPEVSDAVEVTNGLPVVNRRKVSTTVMIRDGETLVIGGLKLKSEYESKSKFPILGDLPVLGLLFGNSKKASVETETVIFITPTIVYQGK